The genomic stretch GACGTCTGGCGTGTGGCGGACCGTTTGAAGGAGCACGATATCCCCGTGATCATCGGCGCCGTGCATTACCTGCCCGCCCGTCGTTGGGAGGCCTACGACGCGCCGTTTACCAACGCCCTGAAGCTGCATGAGGCCGGCCTGGCCTTCTGTATCGGTGAGGGCGGGGGCGCCTCAAACGTGCGGAACCTCCCATACCACGCTGCCACCGCGGCGGCCTACGGCCTCCCGAAGGAAGAGGCGCTGAAGTCCGTCACCCTTTACCCTGCACGCATTCTCGGGGTGGAGGACCGGCTCGGTTCCCTGGAGACGGGCAAGGACGCCACACTGATCGTGACCGACGGGGATCCGCTCGAAATCATGACCCAGGTGGAACATGCCTTCATCCAGGGCCGGCCGGTCGATATCAGCAGCAAGCATACGGACCTGTACGACAAGTATCGGGAACGACTGGAGCAGGTGAAGTGAGATCCGGTCGCTGAATCCAGCACCACGACATGTCCTATTCCATTCTCCTGAGCGGTTGCGGCAGCGCGGGAATGTACGTGGCCCAGGTGGCCGAGCAAAGCGGGCGCGCGCGGGTGACCGCCCTATTCGACCCATCCGGGGAGCAGCTCGCGGCTACCCGGTCGCGCTACCCCGATGCGGTTACCGGCGACGATCTCGGATCGCTGATCGAGGATACGCGGCCGGACATCGTCGCCGTGGCCGGACCGGACCACCTGCACGCCGACCAGACGGTCCTGGCCCTGGAGCTCGGCGCTCACGCCCTGGTGGAGAAGCCGCTGGCCACGACCGTGGCCGACGCCCGGCGCATCATGGACGCCGCCGACCGGACCGGCCTGACCGTGATGACGGATCACACCATCCGGTACATGTATCCCTGGCGAGAGATGTCCCGCATTGCCCGTTCAGGAGAAATCGGCGACATTTTCTTCGTACAGGGCGACTACATCCACGACATGTGGTCCATCTACGAGCCCGGCGAGCGCAGACACACGCCGTGGCGGATCGACCGGCAGCACCCACAGAACATCCTGCTGGGCGGCGGCTGCCATCCCATCGACAACATCCTTTCCACGGTCGACTCGCCCGTCGTGGAGGTCTTCGCCTGCAGCAGCAAGATGAGCGTGCCCGAGTTTCCCGCGGACGACTGCTATATCGTCATGCTGAAGTTTGAAAACGAGGTGCTCGGTAAGGTCTTTGTGTCCAGCGGCTGCTCCGGACACGGCATGGGCGGAGGCATGCTGGCCGTGTACGGCACCGAAGGAACGCTCTGGAACGGAAAGCTATACCGCAGGGGAGAGGAACCCGTGACACTGCCCAACGTCTCGGACGAGGCCGCCGTGGGCGGTCACGGTTGGGGCCGTTCCGTCATCGATTTCCTGGACACGCTCGACGGGCGCATCGAAAACCCGATTCCCGCCCGCATGGGCGCCCGCGTCGTGGCCGTCTGCGAGGCCGGGCTCGAATCCGTCCGCACCGGCCGGCCGCAAAAGCCGGAGTGGCCTTGAGCCGTCCCACCGGCGCGGCGCGCTAGCCCGGCTTCAGTTCCCTTAAGAAGGCCATGCTCTTCTCCGCCGCTTCGCGCAGTCCGGCCTTCCTGTAGACCTTCACTGAAGCGAAATGGGGATACCCGACGCCTTCCAGGGCATCGAGGACGACCGCGAAGTCGATGCGGCCGGTACCCGGCAGTCCGCCGTGGCTCTCGCAGAGATGAACGTGCCTGAGACGGGCGCCGCAGTCGTGGATGGGCTGTACGAGAGAGGTCTCCTCGATATTCATGTGGATGGTGTCGACCATGGGATGGAATGCGGTGGATCCGGTGTCCCGGATCAGGCGCAGGACTTCCCCGACGCTGTTGTTGAACCCCACCTGGAGGTGGTTTACCGGTTCGATCACGATGTCGACCCCCCTGCCCTCGGCTTCCCGCCCCACCCGTTGCAGGCAGGAGACAATCCGCCCATGGGCGGCCTCCGGATCCGGTTCGTCGGAGCGCAAGCCCTGCAACAGGCCCACCACCAGGATGGCGCCGAACCGATCTGCGGTTTCGATATACTCCACAAGGCGCTCGACCGTTCGGTCGCGAATGGACGGGTCCGGGGCGCTGAGACAGAGGCCCTCCTCGTAGGCCGCGCCGGTGAGCAGCGAAACGACCGGCAGATCATGGGCGCGGGCGGCGTCCTCGACATGGTCCAGCAGGCCGGCCAGTTCCGGGGTAAGGTTCAATTCCACGCCGTCATATCCGATGGAACGTATGAAACGGAAGGTGTCGTCTATGCTCCCACCCCATCGGGACGGCGGATCGATCAGCATGAAACTGAGATGATTCATGAAGCACAATATAGGTTGTTGCCTGTAGCGCCCGATAGATGTTTC from Gemmatimonadota bacterium encodes the following:
- a CDS encoding Gfo/Idh/MocA family oxidoreductase translates to MSYSILLSGCGSAGMYVAQVAEQSGRARVTALFDPSGEQLAATRSRYPDAVTGDDLGSLIEDTRPDIVAVAGPDHLHADQTVLALELGAHALVEKPLATTVADARRIMDAADRTGLTVMTDHTIRYMYPWREMSRIARSGEIGDIFFVQGDYIHDMWSIYEPGERRHTPWRIDRQHPQNILLGGGCHPIDNILSTVDSPVVEVFACSSKMSVPEFPADDCYIVMLKFENEVLGKVFVSSGCSGHGMGGGMLAVYGTEGTLWNGKLYRRGEEPVTLPNVSDEAAVGGHGWGRSVIDFLDTLDGRIENPIPARMGARVVAVCEAGLESVRTGRPQKPEWP
- a CDS encoding sugar phosphate isomerase/epimerase; protein product: MNHLSFMLIDPPSRWGGSIDDTFRFIRSIGYDGVELNLTPELAGLLDHVEDAARAHDLPVVSLLTGAAYEEGLCLSAPDPSIRDRTVERLVEYIETADRFGAILVVGLLQGLRSDEPDPEAAHGRIVSCLQRVGREAEGRGVDIVIEPVNHLQVGFNNSVGEVLRLIRDTGSTAFHPMVDTIHMNIEETSLVQPIHDCGARLRHVHLCESHGGLPGTGRIDFAVVLDALEGVGYPHFASVKVYRKAGLREAAEKSMAFLRELKPG